TTTGTACTTAAAGGCGATGCAAGAAATTACTCAAAGCTAGTTAACATTACATGGGAGCGTGTTTACTCTGCGGGAGTGCAAAATGTCAAAACAGCTGGGTCAAAAAATCTCACCCACACCGATGTCAACCAATATCAGCGTGGTTGATTTGATTGATAATTACTTCACGGCTTATAACTCGGCTCGTTTGCGGGAAATCTGCCAACTACTGAGTAAAGAAGTCTTAACCGAAGGTGTAACGGTGGGAGTTAGCCTTTCCGGTGCGATGACACCAGCAGGATTCGGAGTTTCTGCCCTAGCACCTTTAATTCGCAACGGCTTCATTGACTGGATGATTAGTACTGGTGCGAATCTTTACCACGATATGCATTATGGATTGGGTTTTGAACTGTTTGCAGGTAATCCATTTTTAGATGATGTGAAACTGCGTCAAGAAAGTACCATCCGGATTTATGACATTATTTTTGGCTACGATGTGCTGCTAGAAACTGATGCTTTTATCCGCAAGATTCTTCAAGCAGAACCGTTTCAGAAACGCATGGGAACGGCTGAATTTCATTATTTGCTAGGTAAATATGTCCGAGAAGTCGAAAAGCAATTAGGAGTGGAGCATTCGTGTTTGCTAGCGACAGCTTATGAATGTGGCGTGCCGATTTATACGTCTTCTCCAGGTGATAGTTCAATTGGGATGAACGTGGCAGCTTTAGCGTTAGAAGGTTCCAAATTGATTTTAGATCCGTCAATTGACGTGAATGAGACAGCAGCGATCGCCTACACTGCACGCGAATCAAACAGCGAATCTGAAGGCAAAAGTGCTGCGGTAATTATC
This Tolypothrix sp. NIES-4075 DNA region includes the following protein-coding sequences:
- a CDS encoding homospermidine biosynthesis protein: MSKQLGQKISPTPMSTNISVVDLIDNYFTAYNSARLREICQLLSKEVLTEGVTVGVSLSGAMTPAGFGVSALAPLIRNGFIDWMISTGANLYHDMHYGLGFELFAGNPFLDDVKLRQESTIRIYDIIFGYDVLLETDAFIRKILQAEPFQKRMGTAEFHYLLGKYVREVEKQLGVEHSCLLATAYECGVPIYTSSPGDSSIGMNVAALALEGSKLILDPSIDVNETAAIAYTARESNSESEGKSAAVIIGGGSPKNFLLQTQPQIHEVLGLEERGHDYFIQFTDARPDTGGLSGATPSEAVSWGKIDPEELPSTVVCYTDSTIALPLVTAYVMNQCQPRPLKRIYDRREEITDKLRQDYLAAKTQPVDKIPAAVADSASGEAATYPCGRLIPNTP